Proteins encoded together in one Pantoea sp. CCBC3-3-1 window:
- a CDS encoding AsmA family protein produces the protein MSRTGKVISWIVGIFLLLVVIVVIVIATFDWNRLKPTINQKVSTELNRPFAIRGDLGVAWERNRDEPGWRSWVPWPHVHAQDIMLGNPPAIDDITMVHLQRVDATLAPLALLHKEVFIPWIKLQQPDARLIQTADAKNNWTFDLAASDAAQPEQAPSAWSFRLDNILFDRGLIAYRDAINKADVKVTVDPLGKPVPYAQVAGSKDDASQKGASDFVFGWKASGTYNDEKLTGDGKIGGMLSLRSKTNPFPIQADVRNGTTRVQVAGSLQDPMNLGGLDIRLRFSGDTLANLYGLTGILLPDTPPYETDGHLIARFQQKGGPEFRYNNFNGHIGDSDIHGSMTYTQSKPRPKLTGSLESRQLRMADLGPLIGVKSGKGSEKTEQAKAKRGDAASQPSDRVLPHDKFDTKNWDVMDADVKFSGKRIEHSNSLPLSDLYTHLILKNGDLLLDPLRFGVAGGNLNSTIHMEGDRTPMRARADLHARNLKLKQLFSGVSAMQNSMGQINGDATLKGTGNSVADILATSDGQVKMLMNDGVISRSLMEIVGLNVGNYVVGKLFGDDEVRINCAAADLNVANGVASSKLFVFDTENAVINISGTTNFANERMDLSINPESKGVRIITLRSPLYVRGTFKNPDAGVKAGPLLARGAAAVALGAVVAPAAALLALISPSDNEQNQCVNVLQDMKKK, from the coding sequence ATGTCGCGTACGGGAAAAGTAATTAGCTGGATTGTCGGGATTTTTTTGTTGTTGGTTGTGATAGTGGTCATTGTGATCGCCACGTTTGACTGGAACCGCCTTAAGCCAACCATCAACCAGAAAGTCTCAACTGAGCTGAATCGTCCATTCGCCATTCGTGGCGATTTAGGCGTCGCCTGGGAGCGCAATCGTGATGAACCCGGCTGGCGCAGCTGGGTGCCATGGCCGCACGTCCATGCTCAAGATATTATGCTGGGCAATCCGCCTGCAATTGATGATATCACGATGGTTCATTTGCAGCGCGTGGATGCCACACTGGCGCCGCTGGCACTGCTGCATAAAGAAGTCTTTATTCCCTGGATCAAACTACAGCAGCCAGATGCCAGGCTTATTCAAACCGCGGATGCTAAAAACAACTGGACCTTTGATCTGGCGGCCAGCGACGCGGCTCAGCCTGAACAGGCGCCATCAGCCTGGTCTTTCCGTCTGGATAACATCCTGTTCGACCGTGGGCTAATAGCGTACCGCGATGCAATTAACAAAGCGGATGTTAAGGTTACCGTCGATCCGCTGGGCAAGCCTGTCCCTTATGCGCAGGTGGCGGGCAGTAAAGATGACGCGAGCCAGAAGGGCGCTTCGGACTTTGTTTTTGGCTGGAAGGCGAGCGGGACCTATAACGATGAGAAGCTGACCGGCGACGGTAAAATTGGCGGCATGCTCTCATTACGCAGCAAAACCAATCCTTTTCCAATACAAGCAGATGTGCGCAACGGCACAACACGCGTGCAGGTTGCGGGCAGTCTTCAGGATCCGATGAATCTGGGCGGGCTGGATATTCGCCTGCGCTTTTCCGGTGATACGCTCGCTAACCTGTACGGTTTGACCGGTATTCTGCTGCCGGATACGCCACCTTACGAAACCGATGGGCATCTGATTGCTCGCTTCCAGCAGAAAGGCGGCCCGGAATTCCGCTATAACAACTTTAACGGGCACATCGGCGATAGCGATATCCATGGCTCAATGACCTATACCCAAAGCAAACCACGTCCTAAATTAACCGGCTCGCTGGAATCGCGTCAGCTGCGCATGGCGGATTTAGGCCCGCTGATTGGGGTGAAGTCAGGTAAAGGCAGTGAAAAAACCGAGCAGGCCAAAGCCAAACGCGGCGATGCGGCCAGCCAGCCTTCCGATCGCGTACTGCCTCATGACAAGTTTGATACTAAAAACTGGGACGTGATGGATGCCGACGTTAAATTCAGCGGCAAACGCATTGAGCACAGTAATTCTCTGCCGCTTAGCGATCTCTACACGCATCTGATCCTGAAAAATGGCGACTTGCTACTCGATCCGCTGCGCTTTGGCGTGGCAGGCGGTAATCTTAACTCAACGATTCATATGGAAGGCGACCGGACGCCGATGCGCGCTCGCGCCGATCTCCATGCCAGAAATCTAAAACTGAAACAGCTGTTTAGCGGCGTAAGTGCAATGCAAAACAGCATGGGACAAATCAACGGCGATGCCACGCTAAAGGGAACCGGTAACTCGGTGGCGGATATTCTGGCAACCAGCGATGGTCAGGTAAAAATGCTGATGAACGATGGCGTGATCAGCCGCAGCCTGATGGAAATCGTCGGGTTGAACGTGGGTAATTACGTAGTTGGGAAATTGTTTGGTGATGATGAAGTGCGTATCAACTGTGCGGCTGCGGATCTGAATGTGGCTAACGGCGTCGCCTCCAGCAAGCTGTTTGTTTTTGATACTGAAAACGCGGTAATCAACATCAGCGGCACGACGAATTTTGCCAACGAACGGATGGACCTCTCGATCAATCCCGAAAGCAAGGGCGTGCGCATTATTACGCTGCGCTCGCCGCTGTACGTGCGCGGCACCTTCAAAAATCCAGACGCGGGTGTCAAAGCCGGGCCGTTACTTGCACGTGGTGCAGCAGCGGTGGCGCTGGGGGCCGTCGTTGCGCCTGCTGCTGCGCTACTGGCGCTGATTTCGCCAAGCGATAACGAGCAGAATCAGTGCGTAAACGTGCTTCAGGATATGAAGAAAAAGTGA
- a CDS encoding AI-2E family transporter, with translation MITTREKAQTLVVTLGMLVIIFAGIRASADIVVPFILALFLAVILHPLVKFLQRRGIPQVLAVLLLTSVIVLTGVLLLTSLVGMLNDFARTLPQYRLILTERLRDFQHLARQTGIPFSSEQGMALADPNAVINLVSRLLTQLSGTVSNLFLLLMTVVFMLLEVPLLAKKLPQILSSPLASNAAIQRALDSVSRYLILKTAISLLTGGIVWLMLWLLDVRFALLWGVLAFALNYIPNIGSVIAAVPPILQVLIFNGSGEGAVVICGYLLINLLIGNMLEPRLMGRGLGLSTLVVFLSLIFWGWLLGIVGMLLSVPLTIVVKIALEQTQGGRPLALLLGDSSTLVNSASD, from the coding sequence ATGATAACGACCCGGGAAAAAGCGCAGACGTTGGTGGTAACGCTCGGCATGCTGGTGATCATTTTCGCCGGTATTCGGGCGAGCGCGGATATCGTGGTGCCGTTTATCCTCGCCCTGTTTTTAGCCGTGATCCTGCATCCGCTGGTAAAATTTTTGCAGCGCAGAGGCATACCGCAGGTACTGGCCGTTTTGCTGCTCACCAGCGTTATCGTGCTGACCGGCGTGCTGCTGCTGACATCGCTGGTCGGTATGCTGAATGATTTTGCCCGTACGCTGCCTCAGTATCGGCTGATACTGACCGAAAGGCTGCGGGATTTTCAGCATCTGGCGCGACAAACAGGGATACCTTTCTCCTCAGAACAGGGAATGGCGTTGGCCGATCCGAATGCGGTGATCAACCTGGTGAGCCGCTTGCTGACGCAGCTTTCCGGCACGGTATCTAATCTGTTCCTGCTGTTGATGACCGTGGTATTCATGCTGCTTGAAGTGCCTTTACTGGCGAAAAAGCTGCCGCAGATCCTGAGTTCACCTTTAGCCAGCAACGCTGCGATTCAGCGGGCGCTCGACAGCGTAAGCCGCTACCTGATCCTGAAAACAGCAATCAGCCTGCTGACCGGCGGCATCGTCTGGCTGATGCTGTGGCTGCTGGACGTGCGTTTTGCGCTGCTGTGGGGCGTACTGGCTTTCGCGCTTAACTATATTCCCAATATCGGATCGGTCATCGCCGCCGTTCCGCCCATCTTGCAGGTGCTGATTTTTAACGGCAGCGGGGAGGGGGCCGTCGTTATCTGCGGTTATTTGCTGATCAACCTGCTGATTGGCAACATGCTGGAGCCGCGGCTAATGGGGCGTGGGCTGGGGCTTTCGACGCTGGTGGTATTCCTGTCACTGATTTTCTGGGGATGGCTGCTGGGCATCGTAGGCATGCTGCTTTCCGTACCGCTCACCATCGTTGTGAAAATCGCGCTGGAGCAGACGCAGGGCGGTCGGCCCCTTGCGCTACTCCTTGGCGACAGCAGTACGCTGGTTAATTCAGCGTCTGATTAA
- a CDS encoding efflux RND transporter periplasmic adaptor subunit has translation MPCKNFSPLFPLFTLLLAFSTSLPAANIPVVNVVRLTRENVAQPAVYLGRIEASEAIEVMARTEGYVSQRFFRDGENVRAGQRLFEIEAAQQRAELARCQALLNSASAQLKNARQHLNRLRQLGVGTAVSQADLDNAVANRDMAQATLKEAEARLQAERLNLDFTQIVAPISGRIGHSTVHKGTLINPAYGKLVTLKKLDPIRVVIAVNERDYLTAQKSLENNLHKANDALTPTLLLANGEIYPYSGHFVSLDNFIDSNTGTVAMKLEFANPQQRLLPGGVVSVQLMPQQKNRLMLPASALQQDADGYFILKVNKDRRVESSRITLGGQIGQHYVATSGAEAGDQVIVAGMQRVRPGMQVVIGEAP, from the coding sequence ATGCCATGCAAAAATTTCTCCCCTCTTTTTCCTCTTTTCACGTTACTCCTGGCGTTCAGCACGTCGCTACCAGCGGCAAATATCCCCGTGGTTAACGTCGTCAGGCTGACGCGGGAGAATGTCGCACAGCCCGCTGTTTATCTGGGGAGAATTGAAGCCTCAGAAGCGATAGAGGTGATGGCAAGGACGGAAGGCTATGTCTCTCAGCGTTTTTTTCGGGATGGGGAAAATGTTCGTGCCGGGCAGCGGCTGTTTGAAATTGAAGCGGCGCAGCAGCGTGCGGAATTGGCGCGCTGCCAGGCTCTGCTTAACAGCGCGAGCGCACAGTTAAAAAATGCCCGGCAACACCTCAATCGCCTGCGACAGCTTGGGGTCGGCACTGCCGTTAGCCAGGCCGATTTGGACAACGCGGTGGCAAATCGCGATATGGCGCAGGCGACGCTAAAAGAAGCGGAGGCTCGTTTACAGGCTGAACGGCTTAACCTCGATTTTACGCAAATCGTCGCGCCCATCAGCGGGCGAATTGGGCACAGCACCGTGCATAAAGGCACGTTAATTAATCCGGCATACGGCAAGCTGGTCACGTTGAAAAAGCTCGATCCTATCCGCGTAGTGATTGCCGTCAACGAACGTGATTACCTGACGGCGCAAAAGTCGCTGGAGAACAATCTGCATAAGGCTAACGACGCGCTGACGCCAACGTTACTGCTGGCTAACGGCGAAATCTATCCTTATAGCGGTCATTTTGTTTCGCTTGATAATTTTATCGACAGCAATACCGGAACGGTGGCGATGAAGCTGGAGTTTGCGAATCCTCAACAACGGCTGCTGCCCGGCGGGGTAGTCAGCGTGCAGCTTATGCCCCAGCAAAAGAATCGGCTGATGCTACCGGCAAGCGCGCTACAGCAGGATGCTGACGGCTACTTTATCCTGAAAGTTAACAAAGATCGGCGGGTGGAAAGCAGTCGCATTACGCTTGGCGGCCAGATTGGGCAACACTATGTGGCGACTTCCGGTGCTGAGGCAGGCGACCAGGTAATCGTTGCTGGCATGCAGCGTGTCAGGCCAGGTATGCAAGTCGTTATCGGCGAAGCGCCATAA
- a CDS encoding MFS transporter produces MPASIAPSLDAEKDTTPVNSRGKVLVASLVGTAIEFFDFYIYATAAVIVFPHIFFPQGDATVATLQSLATFAIAFIARPIGSALFGHFGDRVGRKATLVASLLTMGISTVLIGLLPGYETIGVFAPLLLALARFGQGLGLGGEWGGAALLATENAPAKKRALYGSFPQLGAPIGFFFANGTFLLLSWLLTDEQFMQWGWRVPFILSAVLVLIGLYVRVSLNESPVFAKAKKEKKQVKVPIGTLLSKHMKATILGTFIMLATYTLFYIMTVYSMTYGTTPAPNGLGFPRNTMLWMLMMAVIGFGVMVPIAGLLADRFGRRKTMIAITLMIIAFALVFPFMLGSGNPLLVMAFLVCGLSVMGLTFGPMGALLPELFPTEVRYTGASFSYNLSSILGASVAPYIATWLAHTYGLFYVGIYLAAMACLTLFALLASKETRHESLFD; encoded by the coding sequence ATGCCTGCCTCCATTGCTCCATCTCTCGACGCCGAAAAGGACACCACGCCCGTTAATTCACGCGGAAAAGTGTTGGTCGCTTCGCTGGTCGGTACCGCTATCGAATTTTTCGATTTCTATATTTATGCTACCGCTGCGGTCATTGTTTTCCCGCATATTTTCTTTCCCCAGGGCGATGCTACCGTTGCCACGCTACAGTCACTGGCAACCTTTGCTATTGCCTTTATCGCGCGCCCTATCGGCTCGGCGCTGTTTGGCCACTTTGGCGACCGGGTAGGCCGTAAAGCGACGCTGGTGGCGTCATTGCTTACCATGGGCATTTCCACGGTCCTAATCGGCTTGCTACCGGGCTATGAAACCATTGGCGTATTCGCACCGCTGCTGCTGGCACTGGCGCGTTTTGGTCAGGGGCTGGGGCTTGGGGGTGAGTGGGGCGGCGCGGCGCTGCTGGCTACTGAGAACGCCCCTGCGAAAAAGCGTGCGCTGTACGGTTCTTTCCCGCAGCTCGGCGCGCCAATCGGCTTCTTCTTTGCCAACGGGACTTTCCTGCTGCTCTCCTGGTTACTCACTGACGAGCAGTTTATGCAGTGGGGCTGGCGCGTTCCCTTTATTCTCTCTGCGGTCCTGGTACTGATCGGCCTGTATGTTCGCGTTTCGCTGAATGAATCGCCGGTGTTCGCCAAAGCGAAAAAGGAGAAGAAACAGGTAAAAGTGCCGATTGGCACGCTGCTGTCGAAGCATATGAAAGCGACCATTCTCGGCACCTTTATTATGCTGGCAACCTACACGCTGTTTTATATTATGACCGTTTACTCCATGACTTATGGCACAACGCCTGCACCAAATGGCCTTGGCTTCCCACGTAATACCATGCTGTGGATGCTGATGATGGCGGTCATTGGTTTTGGCGTAATGGTGCCGATCGCCGGCCTGCTGGCCGACCGCTTTGGTCGTCGCAAAACGATGATTGCGATCACGCTGATGATTATCGCTTTTGCTCTGGTGTTTCCGTTTATGCTGGGTTCCGGCAATCCGCTGCTGGTGATGGCGTTTCTGGTCTGCGGTTTGAGCGTGATGGGTTTGACGTTTGGCCCGATGGGTGCGCTGTTGCCGGAGCTATTCCCAACGGAAGTGCGTTATACCGGCGCATCGTTCTCTTACAACCTGTCGTCGATTCTGGGCGCTTCCGTCGCGCCTTATATCGCTACCTGGCTGGCCCATACGTATGGCCTGTTCTACGTCGGTATTTATCTGGCAGCCATGGCCTGTCTGACGCTGTTCGCGCTGCTGGCCAGCAAAGAAACACGCCACGAGTCGCTTTTCGATTAA
- a CDS encoding carboxylesterase — MLQRTRLWLRRLTVLLVTMLIVLLALRIAMTERGPDLQLWHTWLPDELSDSQMDQDSWSDYLANEQKIFADMKLNVTDKLPDDNPETFNRYAEKSPVYPAHFATNWNRSYKLLPAGKPRGAVVLLHGLTDSPYSLRHFAANYQQKGYVVVAIRLPGHGTVPAALTQVEWEDWMAATRLAMREAHRSIPAGAPLQIMGFSNGGALAMKYALDALDDASLPAPNRLILISPMIGVSSYARYAGLAGLPSLLPAFARSAWLSILPEFNPFKYNSFPVKAARQSWLLTSALQSQLHRDSTNNTLSKLPPILTFQSVADATVSTPAVVRGLYNLLPANGSELVLFDINRSVKLSPLMRSTALHAVEHLLPPAPRTYTTTIVTNVSPHNSAAVAQITAAGSTEITQLPLGLSFPADVYSLSHVALPFPLSDSLYGRTPAPPNEFGVSFGSLTPRGERSVLMVSLDMLMRQTSNPFWPWMVQRVNQTLN, encoded by the coding sequence ATGCTACAACGCACACGCCTCTGGTTGCGACGGTTAACCGTGCTGCTGGTGACAATGCTGATAGTCCTGCTGGCGCTGCGTATCGCCATGACCGAACGTGGGCCGGATTTGCAACTGTGGCACACTTGGCTACCGGACGAACTGAGCGACAGCCAGATGGATCAGGATAGCTGGAGTGATTATCTGGCTAATGAGCAGAAAATCTTTGCTGACATGAAGCTCAACGTTACCGATAAACTTCCGGACGATAATCCCGAGACGTTTAATCGCTACGCTGAAAAAAGCCCTGTTTATCCCGCCCATTTTGCCACCAACTGGAACCGTTCTTACAAGCTACTGCCAGCGGGTAAGCCTCGCGGTGCGGTCGTGTTGTTACACGGACTGACGGATTCGCCTTACAGCCTGCGTCACTTCGCAGCTAACTATCAGCAAAAAGGGTATGTGGTGGTCGCGATTCGCCTGCCGGGACACGGGACTGTACCCGCCGCGCTAACGCAGGTTGAATGGGAAGACTGGATGGCAGCGACCAGGCTGGCGATGCGCGAGGCTCACCGCAGTATTCCTGCGGGTGCGCCGCTGCAAATTATGGGCTTTTCCAACGGCGGTGCGCTGGCGATGAAATATGCGCTGGATGCGCTCGACGATGCGTCATTACCTGCACCGAACAGGCTCATCCTGATCTCACCGATGATTGGCGTTAGCAGCTATGCTCGTTATGCCGGACTGGCTGGCCTGCCTTCCCTGCTGCCCGCGTTTGCGCGTTCGGCGTGGCTCAGCATCCTGCCGGAGTTCAATCCCTTTAAATACAATTCATTTCCGGTTAAGGCGGCCCGACAATCCTGGCTACTGACCAGCGCGCTGCAAAGCCAGCTGCATCGCGACAGTACCAACAATACGTTGAGTAAACTGCCGCCAATACTGACCTTTCAGTCAGTCGCAGACGCAACGGTCAGCACGCCCGCCGTCGTGCGCGGGCTGTACAACCTGTTGCCTGCCAACGGCAGTGAACTGGTGCTGTTTGATATCAACCGATCGGTAAAACTGTCCCCACTGATGCGCAGCACCGCCCTTCATGCGGTAGAGCATCTGCTGCCGCCCGCTCCCCGCACTTACACGACGACTATAGTCACTAACGTTTCACCCCATAACAGCGCCGCCGTCGCTCAGATTACCGCAGCGGGCAGCACGGAGATAACCCAGCTACCGCTTGGACTCAGTTTTCCTGCCGATGTCTATTCGCTCTCTCATGTCGCACTGCCTTTTCCGCTCAGCGATTCGCTGTATGGCCGCACGCCTGCGCCGCCGAATGAATTTGGCGTCAGCTTTGGCTCTCTGACGCCGCGTGGCGAACGCTCGGTACTGATGGTCAGTCTGGACATGCTGATGCGCCAGACGTCAAATCCGTTCTGGCCGTGGATGGTGCAGCGCGTTAATCAGACGCTGAATTAA
- a CDS encoding efflux RND transporter permease subunit, with amino-acid sequence MLNFFVRRPKFAIVVALMTALIGAAALKIIPVEQFPDITPPVVSVTALYPGASARDVAEAVGAPIEAQINGVSNMLYMESTSSNNGSYQLSITFANGTQPDMAAVEVQNRLSQISAQLPADVNNNGLSVRKRASNTLMGISVLSPGKTHDLLYLSHYTSVRLRDALARIHGVGDVQVFGARDYSMRIWLDPQRMEALHITTDEVIQALRQQNVQAAAGQIGATPSPALQQNTLTINGHGRLMTPEAFAKVVLRSNPHGGMVRINDIANTELGAQNYQVNAALNNSEGAFLMIYPSPDANALSVAKAVRAEMASQARAFPDDMVYQIKFDATDPITATLKEIVISLVLTLLVVLAVVWLFLQSLRATFIVALTIPVSLLGTFALLLMAGYSANTLSLFAIILALTIVVDDAIVVVENVERLLAEEADLTPAGATRKALKQIAGPVIATTLVLLAVFVPIAVVPGIVGELYRQFAVTLSAAMVLSSINALTLTPALCACLLKRLTTPVNGFFALFNRGVDRTRDAYVSLCRKINRYAITTVVVMLAAGGVTWLAYQQLPGGFLPEEDEGYLFVNVQLPEGASLQRTQAVMEQMYQQVSQDPAVRDVIKITGFSLLGGGNSAASGFAIVLLKDWHERESVAKILPKIQHKLASIPSATMMVFVPPAISGLGNAAGFDLRIQALAGQSPQELSHTVQRIIMAANQQPHLSRVFTTFSAAVPEISLTIDRDRAALLQVPVSRIFAVLQASLGGSNVGDFTHQSRQFRVQVQNDMQFRQRSDQLSHLTVRSETGAQIRLNQLVTMTPSLGAPYIMQYNQFPAVAVSGSGAAGVSSGQAMSAMETLLAQHLPEGYGYSWTGMSLQEQQTGNQALWIFLAAIVFAWLFLVAQYESWSIPLAVLLSVIFAAAGAVTGLHLMGFTNDVYVQIGLVLLMGLVAKNAILMVEFARDRRDQGMDIAEAAEQAAKQRFRAVMMTAISFILGVLPLVMATGAGAASRQIIGVTVFSGMLSATLVGVLFIPALYLHIQRLRERIKRPRQARR; translated from the coding sequence ATGCTGAATTTCTTCGTCAGACGACCTAAATTCGCCATCGTTGTCGCACTGATGACGGCGCTTATTGGTGCGGCAGCGCTAAAAATTATCCCCGTTGAGCAATTTCCAGACATCACTCCACCAGTGGTCAGCGTGACGGCACTCTATCCCGGTGCCAGCGCACGCGACGTCGCCGAAGCTGTGGGTGCGCCGATCGAAGCGCAAATCAACGGCGTCAGCAATATGCTGTATATGGAATCGACCAGCAGCAATAACGGTAGCTACCAGCTGAGTATTACCTTTGCCAATGGCACCCAACCGGATATGGCGGCGGTGGAAGTACAGAATCGATTGTCCCAGATTAGCGCCCAGCTGCCCGCGGATGTTAACAATAATGGTCTGTCGGTACGTAAACGCGCCAGCAATACGTTGATGGGGATCAGCGTATTATCACCCGGGAAAACGCACGATCTTCTCTATCTGAGTCACTACACTTCTGTCCGCCTGCGCGATGCTTTGGCGCGAATACACGGGGTCGGTGATGTACAGGTATTCGGTGCACGTGATTACAGCATGCGTATCTGGCTCGATCCGCAGCGAATGGAAGCGTTGCACATCACTACCGATGAAGTGATTCAGGCGCTTCGTCAGCAGAATGTGCAGGCGGCGGCCGGCCAGATTGGCGCAACGCCTTCGCCCGCATTGCAGCAAAATACCCTGACGATTAATGGTCATGGCCGCCTGATGACGCCAGAGGCGTTCGCAAAAGTTGTGCTGCGTAGCAATCCGCACGGCGGCATGGTGCGCATTAACGATATAGCCAATACCGAGCTTGGCGCTCAAAATTATCAGGTCAATGCTGCGCTGAATAACAGCGAAGGGGCATTTCTGATGATCTATCCCTCCCCGGACGCCAATGCCCTTAGCGTAGCGAAAGCGGTACGAGCCGAAATGGCCAGCCAGGCGCGGGCGTTTCCTGACGATATGGTTTATCAGATCAAATTTGATGCAACAGATCCGATTACCGCCACGCTGAAGGAGATTGTCATATCTCTGGTGCTAACCCTGCTGGTCGTGCTGGCGGTGGTCTGGCTGTTTTTGCAGAGCCTGCGTGCCACCTTTATCGTCGCGTTGACCATCCCCGTATCGTTGCTGGGCACCTTTGCCCTGCTGCTGATGGCGGGATATTCGGCGAACACGCTTAGCCTGTTTGCCATCATCCTGGCGCTGACTATTGTGGTTGATGATGCGATTGTCGTGGTTGAAAACGTAGAGCGGTTGCTGGCGGAAGAAGCGGACTTAACGCCTGCCGGGGCGACCCGTAAAGCGTTAAAACAGATCGCAGGTCCGGTCATTGCCACTACGCTGGTGCTGCTGGCTGTGTTTGTGCCCATCGCGGTGGTGCCGGGTATTGTCGGCGAGCTGTATCGGCAGTTTGCCGTCACGCTGTCGGCCGCAATGGTGCTTTCCAGCATCAACGCGTTAACGCTGACGCCCGCGCTTTGTGCCTGTCTGCTGAAAAGACTCACCACGCCTGTAAACGGATTTTTTGCGCTGTTTAATCGTGGCGTTGACCGTACGCGCGATGCTTACGTGAGTCTGTGCCGCAAGATAAACCGTTACGCAATCACCACCGTTGTCGTGATGCTGGCGGCGGGTGGCGTCACGTGGCTGGCTTATCAGCAGTTGCCTGGCGGCTTTTTGCCGGAAGAAGATGAAGGCTATCTCTTTGTAAACGTCCAGCTGCCCGAAGGCGCTTCGCTACAGCGAACTCAGGCAGTCATGGAGCAAATGTATCAGCAGGTCAGCCAGGATCCGGCGGTCAGGGATGTGATTAAAATTACGGGCTTCAGCCTGCTTGGTGGCGGTAACTCAGCGGCCAGCGGTTTTGCTATCGTACTGCTGAAAGACTGGCACGAGCGTGAGAGCGTGGCGAAAATTTTGCCAAAAATTCAGCATAAGCTGGCGTCGATTCCTTCGGCCACGATGATGGTTTTTGTTCCTCCGGCCATCAGCGGGCTGGGCAATGCAGCAGGCTTTGATCTGAGGATTCAGGCGCTGGCAGGCCAGTCACCGCAGGAACTTTCACACACTGTTCAGCGCATCATCATGGCCGCTAACCAGCAACCGCATCTCAGCCGGGTGTTCACGACGTTCAGCGCCGCCGTGCCTGAAATAAGCCTGACGATTGATCGCGATCGGGCAGCGCTGCTCCAGGTCCCGGTCAGCCGCATTTTTGCCGTACTGCAAGCCTCGCTTGGCGGGAGCAACGTTGGGGACTTCACGCATCAGTCACGCCAGTTTCGGGTGCAAGTGCAGAATGACATGCAGTTTCGTCAGCGCAGCGATCAACTCTCACATCTGACGGTGCGCAGCGAGACAGGCGCGCAAATTCGGCTGAATCAATTGGTGACCATGACACCGTCGTTGGGCGCGCCCTACATCATGCAGTACAACCAGTTTCCCGCGGTAGCGGTGAGTGGTTCTGGTGCGGCGGGCGTCAGTTCAGGTCAGGCGATGTCTGCTATGGAAACGCTGCTGGCGCAGCATTTGCCTGAAGGATATGGCTATAGCTGGACCGGCATGTCGCTTCAGGAGCAGCAAACGGGCAATCAGGCCCTGTGGATTTTCCTGGCGGCTATCGTTTTCGCCTGGCTTTTTTTGGTGGCGCAGTATGAGAGCTGGAGCATCCCGCTGGCGGTGCTGCTTTCAGTGATCTTCGCGGCGGCGGGTGCGGTTACTGGCCTGCATCTGATGGGCTTTACTAACGATGTCTATGTGCAGATTGGCCTGGTGCTGTTGATGGGGCTGGTGGCGAAAAACGCCATTTTGATGGTGGAATTTGCCCGCGATCGCCGGGATCAGGGCATGGACATTGCCGAAGCGGCTGAACAGGCGGCTAAGCAGCGTTTCCGCGCGGTAATGATGACGGCGATTTCCTTTATCCTTGGGGTATTACCGCTGGTAATGGCCACCGGCGCTGGCGCGGCCAGCCGACAAATTATTGGTGTGACTGTTTTCAGCGGCATGTTGTCCGCGACGCTAGTCGGCGTGCTGTTTATCCCGGCGCTTTATCTGCATATTCAACGTCTGCGTGAAAGGATCAAGCGTCCTCGCCAGGCTCGAAGATGA
- the pdeH gene encoding cyclic-guanylate-specific phosphodiesterase — MVLKNVSHRLPPSIVVHEQQEERLYWQQCQRIYTFQPIYRVTGSLMAIELLTAVHHPSAPSQRLSPEAYFAALEPVERLKIIYEQLELLETWQPKLTAANVVASVNIDGPTLQAVEHDPTIRQLIARCPWVRFELVEHQSLPQEALIARVPELGPLWLDDFGSGMANFSALSELKYDYIKLARELFILLRKSEEGRNLFNMLLALINRYCKGVIVEGVETLEEWNQVQNSYACAAQGYYFARPMPFDQLESLPLTLA, encoded by the coding sequence ATGGTGCTGAAGAATGTCAGTCACCGGCTTCCTCCCTCAATTGTTGTTCATGAACAGCAAGAAGAACGCCTGTACTGGCAGCAATGTCAGCGCATTTATACGTTCCAGCCTATCTACCGGGTAACCGGCAGCCTGATGGCAATTGAGTTGCTCACCGCGGTTCATCACCCGTCCGCACCGAGTCAGAGGTTATCGCCGGAAGCCTATTTTGCTGCGCTGGAGCCGGTAGAACGGCTAAAAATCATTTACGAACAGCTTGAACTGTTAGAGACGTGGCAGCCAAAATTGACCGCGGCGAACGTGGTGGCCTCCGTCAATATTGATGGTCCAACGCTACAGGCAGTGGAGCACGATCCGACTATTCGCCAGTTAATCGCCCGTTGCCCGTGGGTTCGCTTTGAACTTGTGGAGCATCAAAGCCTGCCGCAGGAAGCGCTAATTGCGAGGGTTCCGGAACTGGGCCCGCTGTGGCTGGATGACTTTGGCTCAGGCATGGCCAATTTTTCAGCGCTGTCGGAATTAAAGTACGACTACATTAAGCTGGCGCGCGAACTGTTTATTCTGCTGAGAAAATCAGAAGAAGGCCGCAACCTGTTTAACATGCTGCTGGCGCTGATCAATCGTTATTGTAAAGGCGTTATTGTCGAAGGCGTTGAAACCCTCGAAGAGTGGAATCAGGTGCAGAACTCTTACGCTTGTGCCGCTCAGGGATACTATTTCGCCCGGCCCATGCCTTTTGATCAGTTAGAGTCGCTGCCGCTCACTCTGGCGTGA